The following are from one region of the Longimicrobium sp. genome:
- a CDS encoding response regulator translates to MNRTILLVDDEDDIREVAQVTLEMTAGWEVHTAQDGLEGVAMARQWRPDAILLDVMMPGMDGPNTVRALRTDPSTAGIPVLLLTAKVRSCDRRGFSELDVAGVLSKPFDPMELAGQVSAALGW, encoded by the coding sequence ATGAACCGCACGATTCTGCTGGTGGACGACGAGGACGACATCCGCGAGGTCGCGCAGGTCACGCTCGAGATGACCGCCGGGTGGGAGGTGCACACCGCCCAGGACGGGCTGGAGGGCGTGGCCATGGCGCGCCAGTGGCGGCCGGACGCCATTCTTCTGGACGTGATGATGCCGGGGATGGACGGCCCCAACACCGTACGGGCGCTGCGGACCGATCCCTCCACGGCCGGCATCCCCGTGCTGCTGCTGACCGCCAAGGTGCGCTCGTGCGACCGCCGCGGCTTTTCGGAGCTGGACGTGGCCGGGGTGCTGTCGAAGCCGTTCGACCCCATGGAGCTGGCCGGCCAGGTCTCGGCCGCGCTGGGCTGGTGA
- a CDS encoding helix-turn-helix transcriptional regulator: MENSWVPPTSTSLATLGRVLRAYRTAAGLTQEALGYRCGLARNYVGMVERGEANISFTAMVRWLAATGITWERFGRELHDALGPTGAT, encoded by the coding sequence GTGGAGAATTCGTGGGTGCCGCCCACCTCGACGTCTCTGGCCACGCTCGGTCGCGTCCTTCGCGCCTACCGCACGGCAGCCGGCCTCACCCAAGAGGCATTGGGCTATCGGTGCGGGCTGGCGCGTAACTACGTTGGAATGGTGGAGCGTGGCGAAGCCAACATCAGCTTCACCGCGATGGTACGATGGCTCGCAGCCACAGGAATAACTTGGGAGCGTTTTGGGAGGGAGCTACATGACGCACTCGGCCCAACGGGCGCGACGTGA
- a CDS encoding response regulator, producing the protein MTESTESTREPRATILVVDDDDGVRRISRRMLERSGYHVLEAATGPEALDVAASHEGAIDLMV; encoded by the coding sequence GTGACGGAATCCACCGAATCGACCCGCGAGCCGCGCGCGACCATCCTGGTGGTGGACGACGACGACGGCGTCCGGCGCATCTCGCGCCGCATGCTGGAGCGCTCCGGCTATCACGTGCTGGAGGCCGCGACGGGGCCCGAAGCCCTGGACGTGGCCGCGAGCCACGAGGGGGCCATCGACCTGATGGT